Proteins found in one Hyla sarda isolate aHylSar1 chromosome 7, aHylSar1.hap1, whole genome shotgun sequence genomic segment:
- the LOC130282607 gene encoding zinc finger protein 271-like isoform X2, with translation MDVLQIKIFYSVFSFSQEIIRLLTGEGYTIVKKTLGEHETTSSHHHRSGGWSRARGPNMEPPVLIYDQNNIQKILHLAHKMVELLTGQVPIRCQDVAVYFSMEEWEYVEGHKDLYQDIMVDPRPRTSPDSHHSPSSQNNHPHIVSHKKVNKERALNLCLEIIYLLTGESFIAEKKTSSEWVIPGRCSHVSEEWNRSQDPMMDPPSPSCERNNEQTTLDLICKMVELLTREVPIRCQDVAVYFSMEEWEYVEGHKDLYQDIMEDPRPLTSHDGSSGRNPPEMHPGPHGSRENPEEGVLPDDQVEDIIDLKVEIIEREEDRYLGCDPPPAEEECPADIRAADPNTMLEGDLLMSPDCEIEHPMQDFPGEILPPFHVPSELLCAPPLPDPCHEEEPSADNSFSVTQSAQGKKLFPCSECGKCFTRKSNLFRHVLLHPGQGPYVCEKCGKFYTQKVHLLEHQVVHTGEKAFSCDECGKCFMQRAVLERHERIHNGEKMFTCEECGNSFNYKSHLVEHRKCHMREKPYSCSECGESFAEESMFLQHQSIHNRENPYMCLECGKCFTKKSGLDKHHQIHTGERPFSCSECGKCFSKKSVLKVHQRTHTGERPYPCLECGKRFSKKSGLEKHHRTHTGERPFQCLECGKCFFQKSGLIKHQNIHMREKSVSCSECENGTCIQPERHKTGDKDRPFTCPECGIGFTQKAYLMKHQKIHTGEKPFSCLECGKSFMQKDHLERHQRIHTGEKPFSCSECGKSFTQKKTLVQHHKIHTGEKPFSCSECWKSFTRKCQLEIHQRSHTGEKPFLCLECGKFFVQKWDLVRHQKIHSVRTKLPEVCTADEAYEVIQGNNQDQQLFLCSECGKCFNLKSGLMAHQKIHAGVTPFSCSECGKCFTRKSPLTMHMKTHTGERPFSCSECGKGFIQRSDLLRHHRIHTRITSVSVMDGLTIDILQL, from the exons gttcctataaggtgtcaggatgtggcggtctatttctccatggaggagtgggagtatgtagaaggacacaaggatctgtaccaggacattatGGTGGACCCCCGGCCCCGCACATCACCTG ATTCGCACCACTCACCGTCCTCTCAGAATAATCATCCTCATATCGTCTCCCACAAAAAGGTGAACAAGGAGCGGGCGCTGAACCTCTGCCTAGAGATCATctacctgctgaccggagag AGCTTTATAGCGGAGAAGAAGACGTCTAGTGAGTGGGTGATACCTGGAAGATGTTCCCATGTGTCAGAAGAATGGAACAGGAGCCAAGACCCCATGATGGATCCTCCATCTCCCTCATGTGAGAGAAACAATGAGCAGACAACCCTGGATCTCATTTGCAAGATGGTGGAGCTGCtaactagagag gttcctataaggtgtcaggatgtggcggtctatttctccatggaggagtgggagtatgtagaaggacacaaggatctgtaccaggacattatGGAGGACCcccggcccctcacatcacatg atggatccagtgGGAGGAATccaccagaaatgcatccaggtccACATGGTTCCCGGGAGAATCCAGAGGAAGGTGTCCTGCCGGATGATCAG GTTGAAGACATCATCGATCTTAAGGTGGAAATTATAGAGCGAGAAGAAGACCGGTATCTTGGGTGTGATCCGCCACCCGCGGAAGAGGAATGTCCTGCAGATATTAGAGCCG CGGACCCAAACACTATGTTAGAGGGAGATCTACTTATGTCTCCAGATTGTGAAATTGAACACCCGATGCAAGATTTTCCAGGAGAAATCCTCCCTCCTTTCCATGTCCCGTCAGAACTTCTCTGTGCCCCTCCGCTCCCCGATCCCTGTCACGAGGAGGAACCttcagctgataattcattcagtgTTACACAAAGCGCTCAAGGCAAAAAACTCTTCCCttgttctgaatgtgggaaatgttttacacggAAGTCCAATCTCTTTAGACATGTGCTATTACACCCGGGACAGGGACCATATGTATGTGAGAAGTGCGGAAAATTTTATACGCAGAAGGTGCATCTTTTGGAACATCAGGtagttcacacaggggagaaggcgTTTTCGTGTGATgaatgcgggaaatgttttaTGCAAAGAGCCGTTCTTGAaagacatgagagaattcacaatgGTGAAAAGATGTTTACATGTGAGGAATGCGGTAATTCTTTTAACTATAAATCCCACCTGGTCGAACATCGGAAATGTCACATGAGGGAGAAACCATActcctgttcagaatgtggggaatcttttgCAGAGGAATCTATGTTTCTCCAGCATCAGAGCATTCACAACAGAGAGAATCCATACATGTgcctagaatgtgggaaatgttttacaaagaAATCTGGGCTTGATAAGCATCATCAGATCCACACCGGGGAGAGGCCTTTTTCATgctctgaatgtgggaaatgtttctctAAGAAGTCAGTTCTTAAGGtccatcagagaactcacacaggagaaaggCCTTATCCATGTCTGGAATGTGGGAAGCGATTCAGTAAGAAATCGGGACTCGAAAAACATCATCGGACACACACGGGGGAGAGGCCGTTTCAGTGCTtggagtgtgggaaatgttttttccAGAAATCTGGTCTTATTAAACATCAGAACATTCACATGAGGGAGAAATCTGTTTCGTGCTCAGAATGTGAGAATGGGACATGTATCCAGCCGGAGAGACACAAAACTGGAGACAAGGACAGGCCCTTCACTTGTCCAGAATGTGGGATAGGATTCACCCAGAAAGCCTATCTCATGAAACATCAGAAAATtcacactggggagaagccattttcctgTTTAGAATGCGGGAAAAGTTTCATGCAAAAAGATCATCTCGAacgacatcagagaattcacaccggGGAGAAGCCGTTCTCCTGTTCCGAATGCGGTAAAAGCTTTACCCAGAAAAAAACTCTTGTTCAGCATCATAAAATTCACACGGGAGAGAAACCGTTCTCGTGTTCAGAGTGTTGGAAAAGTTTTACTCGTAAATGTCAGCTGGAGATACACCAGAGAAGTCACACTGGGGAGAAGCCCTTcttatgtttagaatgtgggaaattttTTGTCCAGAAATGGGACCTCGTCAGGCATCAAAAAATTCATTCTGTAAGAACAAAGCTGCCAGAGGTCTGCACTGCGGACGAAGCCTATGAGGTGATTCAGGGAAATAACCAAGACCAGCAGCTGTTCTTATGTTCTgaatgcgggaaatgttttaACTTGAAATCTGGCCTCATGGCGCATCAGAAAATTCACGCAGGAGTGACGCCATTTTCGTGTTcagaatgcgggaaatgttttaccCGTAAATCTCCGCTTACGATGCACATGAAAACTCACACAGGCGAGAGACCCTTCTCGTGTTCGGAATGCGGGAAAGGTTTTATCCAGAGATCAGATCTTCTTAGACATCACAGAATTCACACACGGATCACCAGTGTTTCCGTGATGGATGGATTAACCATCGATATCCTGCAACTCTAA
- the LOC130282607 gene encoding zinc finger protein 271-like isoform X3: MEESHMQEKILSLTLEIIYLLTGEDCTVVKKTSGDCVAPSSRPHVSAGWSRTRACIMEPPPPSPIPERTKEQKILELIYKMVEILTGEVPIRCQDVAVYFSMEEWEYVEGHKDLYQDIMVDPRPRTSPDSHHSPSSQNNHPHIVSHKKVNKERALNLCLEIIYLLTGESFIAEKKTSSEWVIPGRCSHVSEEWNRSQDPMMDPPSPSCERNNEQTTLDLICKMVELLTREVPIRCQDVAVYFSMEEWEYVEGHKDLYQDIMEDPRPLTSHDGSSGRNPPEMHPGPHGSRENPEEGVLPDDQVEDIIDLKVEIIEREEDRYLGCDPPPAEEECPADIRAADPNTMLEGDLLMSPDCEIEHPMQDFPGEILPPFHVPSELLCAPPLPDPCHEEEPSADNSFSVTQSAQGKKLFPCSECGKCFTRKSNLFRHVLLHPGQGPYVCEKCGKFYTQKVHLLEHQVVHTGEKAFSCDECGKCFMQRAVLERHERIHNGEKMFTCEECGNSFNYKSHLVEHRKCHMREKPYSCSECGESFAEESMFLQHQSIHNRENPYMCLECGKCFTKKSGLDKHHQIHTGERPFSCSECGKCFSKKSVLKVHQRTHTGERPYPCLECGKRFSKKSGLEKHHRTHTGERPFQCLECGKCFFQKSGLIKHQNIHMREKSVSCSECENGTCIQPERHKTGDKDRPFTCPECGIGFTQKAYLMKHQKIHTGEKPFSCLECGKSFMQKDHLERHQRIHTGEKPFSCSECGKSFTQKKTLVQHHKIHTGEKPFSCSECWKSFTRKCQLEIHQRSHTGEKPFLCLECGKFFVQKWDLVRHQKIHSVRTKLPEVCTADEAYEVIQGNNQDQQLFLCSECGKCFNLKSGLMAHQKIHAGVTPFSCSECGKCFTRKSPLTMHMKTHTGERPFSCSECGKGFIQRSDLLRHHRIHTRITSVSVMDGLTIDILQL; encoded by the exons gttcctataaggtgtcaggatgtggcggtctatttctccatggaggagtgggagtatgtagaaggacacaaggatctgtaccaggacattatGGTGGACCCCCGGCCCCGCACATCACCTG ATTCGCACCACTCACCGTCCTCTCAGAATAATCATCCTCATATCGTCTCCCACAAAAAGGTGAACAAGGAGCGGGCGCTGAACCTCTGCCTAGAGATCATctacctgctgaccggagag AGCTTTATAGCGGAGAAGAAGACGTCTAGTGAGTGGGTGATACCTGGAAGATGTTCCCATGTGTCAGAAGAATGGAACAGGAGCCAAGACCCCATGATGGATCCTCCATCTCCCTCATGTGAGAGAAACAATGAGCAGACAACCCTGGATCTCATTTGCAAGATGGTGGAGCTGCtaactagagag gttcctataaggtgtcaggatgtggcggtctatttctccatggaggagtgggagtatgtagaaggacacaaggatctgtaccaggacattatGGAGGACCcccggcccctcacatcacatg atggatccagtgGGAGGAATccaccagaaatgcatccaggtccACATGGTTCCCGGGAGAATCCAGAGGAAGGTGTCCTGCCGGATGATCAG GTTGAAGACATCATCGATCTTAAGGTGGAAATTATAGAGCGAGAAGAAGACCGGTATCTTGGGTGTGATCCGCCACCCGCGGAAGAGGAATGTCCTGCAGATATTAGAGCCG CGGACCCAAACACTATGTTAGAGGGAGATCTACTTATGTCTCCAGATTGTGAAATTGAACACCCGATGCAAGATTTTCCAGGAGAAATCCTCCCTCCTTTCCATGTCCCGTCAGAACTTCTCTGTGCCCCTCCGCTCCCCGATCCCTGTCACGAGGAGGAACCttcagctgataattcattcagtgTTACACAAAGCGCTCAAGGCAAAAAACTCTTCCCttgttctgaatgtgggaaatgttttacacggAAGTCCAATCTCTTTAGACATGTGCTATTACACCCGGGACAGGGACCATATGTATGTGAGAAGTGCGGAAAATTTTATACGCAGAAGGTGCATCTTTTGGAACATCAGGtagttcacacaggggagaaggcgTTTTCGTGTGATgaatgcgggaaatgttttaTGCAAAGAGCCGTTCTTGAaagacatgagagaattcacaatgGTGAAAAGATGTTTACATGTGAGGAATGCGGTAATTCTTTTAACTATAAATCCCACCTGGTCGAACATCGGAAATGTCACATGAGGGAGAAACCATActcctgttcagaatgtggggaatcttttgCAGAGGAATCTATGTTTCTCCAGCATCAGAGCATTCACAACAGAGAGAATCCATACATGTgcctagaatgtgggaaatgttttacaaagaAATCTGGGCTTGATAAGCATCATCAGATCCACACCGGGGAGAGGCCTTTTTCATgctctgaatgtgggaaatgtttctctAAGAAGTCAGTTCTTAAGGtccatcagagaactcacacaggagaaaggCCTTATCCATGTCTGGAATGTGGGAAGCGATTCAGTAAGAAATCGGGACTCGAAAAACATCATCGGACACACACGGGGGAGAGGCCGTTTCAGTGCTtggagtgtgggaaatgttttttccAGAAATCTGGTCTTATTAAACATCAGAACATTCACATGAGGGAGAAATCTGTTTCGTGCTCAGAATGTGAGAATGGGACATGTATCCAGCCGGAGAGACACAAAACTGGAGACAAGGACAGGCCCTTCACTTGTCCAGAATGTGGGATAGGATTCACCCAGAAAGCCTATCTCATGAAACATCAGAAAATtcacactggggagaagccattttcctgTTTAGAATGCGGGAAAAGTTTCATGCAAAAAGATCATCTCGAacgacatcagagaattcacaccggGGAGAAGCCGTTCTCCTGTTCCGAATGCGGTAAAAGCTTTACCCAGAAAAAAACTCTTGTTCAGCATCATAAAATTCACACGGGAGAGAAACCGTTCTCGTGTTCAGAGTGTTGGAAAAGTTTTACTCGTAAATGTCAGCTGGAGATACACCAGAGAAGTCACACTGGGGAGAAGCCCTTcttatgtttagaatgtgggaaattttTTGTCCAGAAATGGGACCTCGTCAGGCATCAAAAAATTCATTCTGTAAGAACAAAGCTGCCAGAGGTCTGCACTGCGGACGAAGCCTATGAGGTGATTCAGGGAAATAACCAAGACCAGCAGCTGTTCTTATGTTCTgaatgcgggaaatgttttaACTTGAAATCTGGCCTCATGGCGCATCAGAAAATTCACGCAGGAGTGACGCCATTTTCGTGTTcagaatgcgggaaatgttttaccCGTAAATCTCCGCTTACGATGCACATGAAAACTCACACAGGCGAGAGACCCTTCTCGTGTTCGGAATGCGGGAAAGGTTTTATCCAGAGATCAGATCTTCTTAGACATCACAGAATTCACACACGGATCACCAGTGTTTCCGTGATGGATGGATTAACCATCGATATCCTGCAACTCTAA